One uncultured Desulfovibrio sp. genomic window, GTTGTGGGATCCAGCGGCACAGCGCCGAGGAACTTGAGCCCGTAGCGTTTGGCCAGATCTTCGCCGCCGCCCTTCTTGAACAGGTCGATTTCCTGATGGCAGTGCGGGCACACGAGGCCGCTCATGTTTTCCACCACGCCAAGCACGTTGGAGTTGGTGTACTGCAAAAAGTTGATGGCCTTGCGCACGTCTGCCAGCGAAATTTCCTGCGGGGTGGTCACAACCACGCACAGGGCATCGGGAATGGACTGCATGACGGTCATGTGCTCATCGCCCGTTCCTGGAGGGGAGTCAATGAGCAGAAAATCAAGGTCACCCCACTTCACGTCCGCAATAAACTGCCGGATAGCCGAAGTTTTTTTGGGGCCGCGCCACAGAATGGCCTGATCCTTGTCTTGCAGGAACGTATCCATTGAAATGACGGAAAGATTTTCGTCATAGGCGGCAGGAATCATCAGCTGGGTGGCTTCGTCAATCTCGACAGTGCTGGTAAGGCCGAGCAGGTTGGGCACGCTCGGGCCGTGCATGTCCACATCAAGAATGCCGACTTTGAACCCGCGCCGCGCCAGCGCCGCTGCGGTGTTGACGGTCACGGAGCTTTTGCCCACCCCGCCCTTGCCGCTCATGACAAATATCTTGTGGCGT contains:
- a CDS encoding Mrp/NBP35 family ATP-binding protein, with amino-acid sequence MGSCSSCSSASSCSSAKSNGGNGECNDPMAKQDRVIADRLGHIRHKIFVMSGKGGVGKSSVTVNTAAALARRGFKVGILDVDMHGPSVPNLLGLTSTVEIDEATQLMIPAAYDENLSVISMDTFLQDKDQAILWRGPKKTSAIRQFIADVKWGDLDFLLIDSPPGTGDEHMTVMQSIPDALCVVVTTPQEISLADVRKAINFLQYTNSNVLGVVENMSGLVCPHCHQEIDLFKKGGGEDLAKRYGLKFLGAVPLDPTTVVAADKGIPVVYLEAESAAKEAFLSLADSIAAAADGSLEALAGSRS